In a genomic window of Ranitomeya imitator isolate aRanImi1 chromosome 5, aRanImi1.pri, whole genome shotgun sequence:
- the LOC138638155 gene encoding protein NCBP2AS2-like, translating to MVLRRLLFSLLNNPQLIEKLSESRPIRRAAQITAFAVTKAQLTGKDAAQRMLRSHTVQQLKQEASASPRDLGELGRKMSRIRDTFVRELKTGMAEAKGRMKKPSGK from the coding sequence ATGGTGCTCAGGAGGCTTCTGTTCTCCTTACTCAACAACCCCCAGCTGATAGAGAAACTCTCCGAGTCCCGGCCGATCCGCAGAGCCGCGCAGATCACCGCGTTCGCTGTCACAAAGGCGCAGCTGACCGGGAAGGACGCAGCACAGCGCATGCTCCGCTCCCACACGGTGCAGCAGCTGAAGCAGGAAGCGTCCGCGTCTCCCCGGGACCTGGGGGAATTGGGGCGCAAGATGTCGAGGATCCGGGACACGTTTGTGAGAGAGCTGAAGACTGGCATGGCGGAAGCTAAGGGGCGAATGAAGAAGCCAAGCGGCAAGTGA
- the LOC138638154 gene encoding nuclear cap-binding protein subunit 2-like, whose amino-acid sequence MSLSARDQLCALIKYGGGSSAENPEMLLYGVFSDWFMSVAKPPVSLSGCRIAGLLAEEALGAAMFSALKSDSYVELSQYRDQHFRGNRDDQERLLKQSCTLYVGNLSFYTTEEQIYELFSKSGDVKKIVMGLDKVKKTACGFCFVEYYTRTDTEQAMRFINGTRLDDRIIRTDWDAGFKEGRQYGRGRSGGQVRDEYRQDYDAGRGGYGKIVQTF is encoded by the exons ATGTCCTTGTCAGCACGCGATCAGCTGTGCGCCCTCATCAAATATGGCGGCGGTTCTTCGGCCGAAAACCCGGAAATGCTTCTTTACGGCGTCTTTTCTGATTGGTTCATGAGTGTCGCTAAACCACCAGTGTCGCTTAGCGGCTGCCGGATTGCGGGGCTGTTGGCGGAGGAGGCGCTGGGAGCAGCAATGTTCAGCGCCCTGAAGAGCGACTCGTACGTGGAGCTGAGCCAGTACCGGGACCAGCACTTCAGG ggtAACAGAGATGATCAGGAGAGGCTCCTGAAGCAGAGCTGCACTTTATATGTTGGAAATCTGTCATTCTACACTACAGAGGAGCAAATCTACGAATTATTCAGTAAAAGCGGAGATGTGAAGAAAATAGTCATGGGCCTCGATAAGGTTAAGAAGACGGCGTGTGGGTTCTGCTTTGTAGA ATACTACACCAGGACAGACACAGAGCAAGCCATGAGGTTCATTAATGGTACTCGTCTAGATGACAGAATCATCAGAACAGACTGGGATGCAGGATTTAAAGAAGGTAGACAGTACGGACGTGGGAGATCGGGTGGTCAG GTTAGAGATGAGTATCGCCAGGATTATGATGCAGGAAGAGGTGGTTATGGTAAAATCGTACAGACATTTTGA